The following proteins are encoded in a genomic region of Hoeflea phototrophica DFL-43:
- a CDS encoding BMP family ABC transporter substrate-binding protein produces the protein MTHKLTRRTLMQGAAATGLATAFGGKAALASEPLGISLVIPSPVADVGWGHALKAGLDPVIEAYGDAVKLTVIENIFEGPDADRIMNKTVADGNNFLIAGSFGYQNGALQIARRNPKVSVLHASGFKVAPNFSPFAAQYSQGTYLMGMAAAAVSKTGKLGSVSAFAIPELITSINAFTLGAQAVNPDIEVSVVWLNSWFDPAKAQEATKALVAQDCDVIFSNAQDTPSVISACEEAGVYGFNLNSSMKAYAPKTYLGCVLTDWGPYFKAQVDAHLAGTFEGKSAFLGVADKVVEVVDWSPDIPADMMATIKETEAKIADGSFSPFTGPIMKADGSEGVADGVTMSEAEVVSMDWHVKGVTTPLPK, from the coding sequence ATGACACACAAATTGACACGACGGACACTCATGCAAGGTGCCGCAGCGACCGGCCTTGCAACCGCATTTGGCGGCAAGGCTGCGCTTGCCAGCGAACCGCTGGGTATTTCACTGGTGATCCCGTCGCCGGTGGCCGATGTGGGTTGGGGGCATGCCTTGAAGGCCGGTCTCGATCCGGTCATCGAGGCCTATGGTGATGCGGTCAAGCTGACGGTCATCGAGAACATCTTTGAAGGTCCCGATGCCGACCGGATCATGAACAAGACCGTTGCGGACGGAAACAACTTCCTGATCGCCGGTTCCTTCGGTTATCAGAACGGCGCGCTGCAGATTGCGCGGCGCAATCCGAAGGTCTCGGTGCTGCATGCATCGGGCTTCAAGGTCGCGCCGAATTTCTCGCCGTTTGCCGCGCAGTATTCCCAAGGCACCTATCTGATGGGCATGGCTGCCGCAGCCGTCTCCAAGACCGGCAAGCTCGGTTCGGTGTCCGCTTTTGCCATTCCCGAACTGATCACCTCGATCAATGCCTTCACGCTTGGTGCGCAGGCGGTCAATCCGGACATCGAGGTCTCCGTCGTCTGGCTCAATTCCTGGTTTGATCCGGCCAAGGCGCAGGAAGCCACCAAGGCTCTGGTGGCACAGGATTGCGACGTGATCTTCTCCAACGCGCAGGACACGCCGTCGGTGATCTCGGCTTGCGAGGAAGCCGGTGTCTACGGCTTCAACCTGAACTCCTCGATGAAGGCCTATGCGCCCAAGACCTATCTGGGCTGTGTGCTGACCGATTGGGGTCCGTATTTCAAGGCGCAGGTGGATGCGCATCTTGCCGGCACATTCGAGGGCAAGAGCGCATTCCTCGGTGTTGCCGACAAGGTGGTCGAGGTTGTCGACTGGAGCCCGGATATCCCGGCCGACATGATGGCCACCATCAAGGAAACCGAAGCCAAGATTGCCGATGGCAGCTTCTCGCCCTTCACCGGTCCGATCATGAAGGCCGATGGCAGCGAGGGTGTTGCAGACGGTGTCACGATGAGCGAGGCCGAGGTCGTCTCGATGGACTGGCATGTCAAGGGCGTGACCACGCCGCTGCCGAAGTGA
- a CDS encoding Rieske 2Fe-2S domain-containing protein, whose protein sequence is MPVALSNDVRPASVAPIRTVQGAAALWRSASGKLSACADRCPHRGMRLSHGFVRGEALSCIYHGWSYGLSGQCVRIPAHPDLTPPTAIKVETQTAAEVGGVIWVSRDAADTPPPHIAGYEPLRSITVMASPDQIRSSVDEAREEGLALGCMLGGIAARVLCVDQGDGATLVHILIGPDATLAERIAVSRSAEALRRAAEALADKEPCS, encoded by the coding sequence GTGCCAGTTGCCCTTTCCAATGATGTGCGGCCAGCAAGTGTTGCGCCGATCAGGACTGTCCAGGGCGCAGCGGCGCTGTGGCGCAGTGCGAGTGGAAAGCTCTCCGCCTGCGCCGACCGGTGCCCGCATCGCGGCATGCGTTTGTCGCATGGCTTTGTGCGTGGTGAAGCGCTCTCATGCATCTATCATGGCTGGAGCTATGGCCTGTCGGGACAGTGTGTGCGCATTCCGGCGCATCCCGACCTGACCCCGCCAACGGCGATCAAGGTGGAAACCCAGACCGCTGCGGAGGTGGGGGGCGTCATCTGGGTGAGCCGCGATGCGGCGGACACGCCGCCGCCTCACATCGCCGGATATGAGCCGCTGCGCTCGATCACCGTGATGGCATCGCCTGACCAGATCAGGTCTTCAGTGGATGAGGCCCGGGAAGAGGGGCTGGCGCTTGGCTGCATGCTTGGCGGGATTGCCGCGAGAGTGCTTTGTGTCGATCAGGGAGACGGCGCGACGCTGGTCCACATTCTGATCGGGCCGGACGCCACCCTGGCGGAGCGTATTGCGGTTTCGAGATCTGCCGAAGCACTGCGGCGGGCGGCCGAGGCGCTGGCGGACAAGGAGCCATGTTCATGA
- a CDS encoding vWA domain-containing protein: MHAQENAVPSAKVGKVMIVLDGSNSMWGQVDGEAKITIAKDVMTDLISNWDDAVDLGLMVYGHRRKGDCSDIEVVALPGKVNRPALIDKVQSISPRGKTPISKTLLLAATSVGYFSGKSSVVLVSDGLETCDADPCAQAKALGIINPGFDVHVIGFDVTEEEFKSLQCIATETGGKFFRANNAEELKDALRRTVATAPVVEPAPAIAAQPEPEPAPAPAAEPEPGFFLYAKLCEACERAKPLDVYWTVLKDGEPHYQGLGVLYPDDPEFEPGAYQVAARYLNSALLRDAEITIGDDGQQLGEVNLDGGGVSLYAFAGDDETLAPDRVLYRFYPVIDGVDATTELDVAIQGGDVTWLPAGTYKVVATHQTISETARIEIIAGEIVEYTFDMRFGNLQPVAVMTEGGKRTGHMTYRIYATEEAAIAGGMTGKGVTAGITNANFALKAGTYWVWARYSPSAASLVDRLFPVVVTANELSSPVFDMNVGVVDFEITSAGEDVGVFFVVRILEVNPDGSDGTQAGGSPNRADIAALPPGRYRFLRRLRDKRVVTEDFEIFAGQTTMFKATIN, from the coding sequence ATGCATGCTCAAGAAAACGCTGTCCCATCTGCCAAGGTCGGCAAGGTGATGATCGTGCTTGATGGCTCCAACAGCATGTGGGGGCAGGTCGATGGTGAGGCCAAGATCACCATTGCCAAGGACGTGATGACCGATCTCATCAGCAATTGGGATGATGCGGTTGATCTTGGTCTAATGGTCTATGGTCACCGTCGTAAAGGCGATTGCTCGGATATCGAGGTTGTCGCCTTGCCGGGCAAGGTCAACCGGCCAGCTCTCATTGACAAGGTCCAATCGATCTCTCCACGCGGTAAAACCCCGATCAGCAAGACACTATTGCTTGCGGCCACAAGCGTTGGCTATTTCTCCGGCAAATCGTCCGTGGTGCTTGTCAGCGATGGGTTGGAGACCTGTGATGCTGACCCTTGCGCGCAAGCCAAAGCACTGGGGATCATCAATCCCGGATTTGATGTTCACGTTATCGGCTTTGATGTCACCGAGGAGGAATTCAAAAGCCTGCAGTGCATCGCCACCGAGACGGGCGGAAAGTTCTTCCGGGCCAACAATGCCGAGGAGCTCAAGGACGCGCTCCGCCGGACTGTTGCAACTGCTCCGGTCGTTGAACCGGCGCCCGCGATTGCAGCTCAGCCCGAGCCCGAGCCCGCGCCCGCGCCAGCAGCGGAGCCTGAGCCCGGTTTCTTTCTGTACGCGAAGTTGTGTGAAGCCTGTGAGCGTGCAAAGCCACTCGACGTATACTGGACCGTCCTCAAGGACGGGGAGCCACATTATCAGGGGCTGGGTGTGCTTTATCCAGACGATCCCGAATTTGAACCAGGAGCCTATCAGGTTGCGGCCCGGTATTTGAACTCAGCTCTGCTGCGCGACGCCGAGATCACCATCGGGGACGACGGGCAACAGCTCGGCGAGGTCAATCTCGATGGCGGCGGTGTGTCGCTTTACGCCTTTGCCGGTGATGATGAAACGCTTGCACCGGATCGGGTGCTGTACCGTTTCTACCCGGTGATTGATGGCGTGGACGCCACCACCGAACTGGATGTTGCCATCCAGGGGGGCGATGTCACATGGCTGCCAGCAGGCACCTACAAGGTGGTGGCAACACACCAAACGATCAGCGAAACCGCCCGGATTGAAATCATTGCCGGTGAAATCGTTGAATATACGTTCGATATGCGGTTTGGCAATTTGCAACCGGTCGCGGTCATGACCGAAGGCGGCAAACGGACGGGGCACATGACCTATCGCATATATGCGACAGAAGAGGCTGCGATTGCCGGCGGCATGACGGGCAAGGGCGTTACGGCCGGCATTACAAATGCAAATTTCGCGCTCAAGGCCGGGACCTATTGGGTCTGGGCAAGGTATTCGCCTTCTGCTGCATCATTGGTCGACCGTCTGTTTCCGGTCGTGGTTACGGCCAATGAACTCTCAAGCCCGGTGTTCGATATGAATGTTGGCGTTGTCGACTTCGAAATTACCAGCGCTGGCGAAGACGTCGGAGTGTTTTTCGTGGTGAGAATATTGGAAGTCAATCCGGACGGATCTGATGGCACACAGGCTGGCGGATCTCCAAATCGGGCAGATATCGCCGCACTGCCCCCGGGGCGTTACCGGTTTCTACGACGCCTTCGGGATAAACGCGTGGTAACCGAAGATTTCGAGATTTTCGCGGGACAGACCACGATGTTCAAGGCCACGATCAACTAG
- a CDS encoding XRE family transcriptional regulator, with the protein MARARQTAPGVGERIQSLVGKDQTLEQFAQKIGVSSRTLGNYLRGEREPSYEFLRRVRTICGADINWLITGEGTAERALAVRGEAPNQVSIPRYAIQASAGDGAVVLSQEIEDFFTVSPDWLARYLPKGAKAGIIEARGDSMEPTIADGDILLLDFSISSSVVSDGGVFVISVDGALLVKRLQLTVDGHILIRSDNDLYEQEKVTREFADERITVHAKVVWAGGPIRKR; encoded by the coding sequence ATGGCAAGAGCAAGGCAAACCGCACCGGGCGTCGGCGAGCGCATTCAGTCGTTGGTCGGCAAGGACCAGACCCTTGAACAATTCGCGCAAAAAATCGGCGTTTCCAGCAGAACGCTGGGGAACTATCTCCGCGGCGAGCGCGAACCCAGCTACGAATTTCTGCGCCGCGTGAGAACCATATGCGGGGCCGATATCAACTGGCTGATCACCGGCGAGGGGACCGCGGAAAGGGCACTCGCTGTTCGCGGTGAAGCCCCGAACCAGGTCTCGATCCCGAGATATGCCATCCAGGCTTCTGCCGGTGATGGTGCCGTGGTCCTGTCCCAGGAAATCGAGGACTTTTTCACGGTCTCTCCCGATTGGCTTGCCCGCTATTTACCCAAGGGCGCCAAGGCCGGAATCATCGAAGCGCGCGGCGATTCCATGGAGCCCACCATCGCTGATGGCGATATCCTGCTCCTGGATTTCTCAATCTCGAGTTCAGTGGTCAGTGACGGCGGCGTCTTCGTCATCTCCGTCGACGGCGCCCTCCTGGTCAAACGGCTCCAGCTCACTGTCGACGGCCACATCCTGATCCGCTCCGACAACGACCTTTATGAGCAGGAAAAAGTCACCCGCGAATTCGCCGACGAGCGGATCACCGTCCACGCCAAGGTGGTCTGGGCCGGCGGTCCGATCCGGAAGCGCTGA
- a CDS encoding acylphosphatase: MAQASNAREQMILRGEFSAGSFVPWIEAYAHKLGLTGIIQKADSGRIELQLEGPPELVDAMEVGCLLGPIDIWVETIERTPDTEPPQHRV; the protein is encoded by the coding sequence ATGGCGCAAGCCTCAAATGCCCGGGAACAGATGATCTTGCGCGGCGAGTTCAGCGCCGGAAGCTTCGTGCCATGGATTGAGGCCTACGCACACAAACTGGGCCTGACCGGGATCATTCAAAAGGCAGATTCGGGCCGCATCGAGCTGCAACTGGAAGGCCCGCCGGAACTGGTCGACGCCATGGAAGTGGGCTGCCTTCTGGGGCCAATCGACATCTGGGTGGAAACAATCGAGCGCACGCCAGATACGGAACCGCCGCAACATCGCGTCTGA
- a CDS encoding glutathione S-transferase family protein, translating to MKLYDYILSPSCYKVRLLAALTGTEISLRSVDFHPGEEHRGPELMALNPAGSIPILEDGELILTDSSAILVYIAGRHAPEWMGDGSPAANARITQWLAFSSRLTASLGGARLCEMLLRPGDLGALQKAGILALRELEAALFEQNLRGMRFLVSDRPTVADIACFPYVALAPDGSVSLDPYPNIREWMRALRALDGFIEMPGIHRLHELKPEPSAEMEHG from the coding sequence ATGAAGCTTTACGATTACATCCTCTCACCCAGCTGCTACAAAGTCCGCCTGCTGGCCGCGCTGACGGGCACCGAAATCAGTCTGAGATCTGTGGATTTCCATCCCGGCGAGGAACATCGCGGGCCGGAGCTGATGGCGCTCAATCCGGCGGGCTCCATTCCGATCCTTGAGGATGGCGAGCTGATCCTCACGGACTCGTCGGCGATCCTGGTCTACATCGCCGGCAGACACGCGCCGGAGTGGATGGGTGACGGATCGCCCGCGGCAAACGCGCGGATCACGCAGTGGCTGGCTTTCTCGTCGCGGCTGACCGCCTCGCTTGGCGGCGCGAGGCTGTGTGAAATGCTGCTCAGGCCGGGCGATCTGGGAGCCTTGCAAAAGGCCGGCATCCTGGCCCTTCGGGAGTTGGAGGCGGCGCTGTTCGAGCAGAATCTGCGCGGCATGCGCTTTCTTGTCTCCGACCGGCCGACGGTCGCCGACATTGCCTGCTTTCCCTATGTGGCCCTGGCACCCGACGGCAGTGTCTCGCTCGATCCCTATCCAAACATTCGCGAGTGGATGCGCGCGCTCAGGGCGCTTGACGGATTTATCGAGATGCCCGGCATTCACCGTCTGCATGAACTCAAGCCGGAACCCTCCGCCGAAATGGAGCATGGCTGA
- a CDS encoding amidohydrolase, with translation MSGYLLKNCEAVILEEGAGPKVHRNIDLLIVGPAVVAAGAGLDATHSMDGIATVKADGWFVYPGLVNTHHHFFQTFVRNRADLDWTKLSVIEWLDRIYPVFSRLNEDCFYHSSVTAMSELIKHGCTTAFDHQYCFPRHAGKRIIDRQFEAAELLGMRFHAGRGGNTLPKSEGSTIPDEMLETTDEFIADCARLIDSYHDGSQFSMRQVAVAPCQPVNCYRETFVESVALARDRGVLMHTHVGEGESPVIEARHGMRTVDYCAELGFAGPDAFYAHCWELTHDELSKMAADGTGVSHCPEPVYLVGAEVTDIPAMSALGVRVGLGCDGAASNDNSNLMHCVHSAYMLQCLVASTREHQVPEPAEFFRQATSGGASLLGRSDIGRLAPGMAADLFAIDTRRMDYVGTRHDPLSLLAKVGIGMPTDLTMINGRIVWSKGEFTGLDEAKLFADAEAALSTVEF, from the coding sequence ATGAGCGGCTATCTTCTGAAAAACTGCGAAGCCGTGATTCTGGAGGAGGGCGCAGGGCCTAAGGTCCATCGCAATATTGACCTTCTCATCGTCGGGCCGGCGGTTGTTGCGGCCGGGGCCGGTCTTGATGCGACCCATTCAATGGATGGCATCGCCACGGTCAAGGCTGATGGCTGGTTTGTCTATCCGGGGCTGGTGAACACGCATCACCATTTCTTCCAGACCTTCGTGCGCAACCGGGCGGATCTGGACTGGACAAAACTCTCCGTGATCGAATGGCTGGACCGGATCTATCCGGTCTTCTCGCGGCTGAACGAGGATTGCTTCTATCACTCGTCGGTGACCGCCATGTCGGAGCTGATCAAGCATGGTTGCACGACGGCGTTTGATCACCAGTACTGCTTTCCCAGGCATGCTGGCAAACGGATCATCGACCGGCAGTTCGAGGCGGCGGAGCTTCTGGGGATGCGGTTTCATGCGGGGCGCGGCGGCAACACGCTGCCAAAATCGGAAGGCTCCACGATCCCCGACGAGATGCTCGAGACGACCGATGAATTCATCGCCGACTGTGCCCGGCTGATCGACAGCTATCATGACGGTTCGCAGTTCAGCATGCGTCAGGTGGCTGTTGCGCCCTGCCAGCCGGTCAATTGCTACCGGGAGACATTCGTTGAATCGGTTGCGCTGGCGCGGGACCGGGGTGTGTTGATGCACACCCATGTGGGTGAGGGCGAAAGCCCGGTGATCGAGGCGCGGCACGGGATGCGCACGGTGGATTACTGCGCCGAACTGGGCTTTGCCGGGCCTGATGCCTTCTACGCCCATTGCTGGGAACTCACCCATGACGAGCTCAGCAAGATGGCAGCTGACGGGACCGGCGTGTCGCATTGCCCGGAACCGGTCTATCTCGTCGGTGCTGAAGTCACCGACATTCCGGCGATGTCGGCATTGGGCGTGCGCGTCGGCCTGGGATGCGACGGTGCGGCTTCCAATGACAATTCCAACCTGATGCACTGTGTGCATTCGGCCTACATGCTGCAGTGCCTGGTGGCTTCGACCCGTGAGCATCAGGTGCCGGAGCCGGCCGAATTTTTCCGCCAGGCGACCAGCGGTGGTGCGTCGCTGCTGGGGCGCAGCGACATCGGGCGACTGGCGCCGGGTATGGCCGCAGATCTGTTCGCCATCGACACCCGCCGCATGGATTATGTCGGCACAAGGCACGACCCTTTGAGCCTCTTGGCCAAGGTCGGCATTGGCATGCCCACCGACCTGACGATGATCAACGGGCGCATCGTCTGGTCGAAAGGCGAGTTTACCGGTCTTGATGAGGCAAAACTGTTTGCCGATGCCGAGGCCGCACTTTCAACCGTGGAATTCTAA
- a CDS encoding IS256 family transposase — protein sequence MTKTNMDLSELLQKHDQGDLLRSIAEAVLQLMMESDVDGLIGAGRHERAEQRTTWRNGYRDRCLDTRLGTLNLKVPKLRQGTYFPGFLEARKTSEQALVAVIQEAWIGGVSTRRVDELVQAMGLSGISKSTVSKLCKDIDERVGEFLNRPLSGEWPYVWLDATYLKQRQGGRIVSVAAIIAVAANTEGRREIIGLGVGPSEAETFWMDFLRSLKARGLDGVKLVISDAHSGLKGAISRVFEATWQRCRVHWMRNALAHVSKGQHTVVAAAIRQAFDQPDRKHAGETWQRVADQLRPRWPKLADLMDVSENDVLAYMAFPRQHRTKLHSTNPIERLNKEVKRRADVVGIFPNEASIMRLIGAVLFEQNDEWQTSSRYMMVEAFAQIDKEEIDPILSITMKAA from the coding sequence ATGACCAAGACCAATATGGACCTTTCAGAGCTTCTGCAAAAGCACGATCAGGGCGACTTGCTGCGCTCGATTGCCGAGGCTGTTCTTCAGCTGATGATGGAGAGCGATGTCGACGGCCTGATCGGCGCAGGACGCCACGAACGGGCCGAGCAGCGGACGACCTGGCGCAATGGCTACCGTGACCGTTGTCTCGATACCCGATTGGGGACGCTGAACCTGAAGGTGCCGAAGTTGCGGCAGGGCACCTATTTCCCCGGCTTCCTCGAAGCCCGCAAGACCTCTGAGCAGGCTCTGGTTGCGGTGATACAGGAAGCCTGGATTGGCGGAGTGTCCACAAGGCGGGTGGACGAACTGGTTCAGGCTATGGGGCTGAGCGGCATCTCGAAGAGCACGGTGTCCAAGCTGTGCAAGGACATCGACGAGCGGGTCGGCGAGTTCCTCAATCGCCCGCTCTCCGGCGAATGGCCCTATGTCTGGCTCGACGCCACCTACCTCAAGCAGCGCCAGGGCGGTCGGATCGTCAGCGTGGCCGCCATAATCGCTGTTGCCGCCAATACCGAGGGCCGCAGGGAAATCATCGGCCTTGGCGTCGGCCCCTCGGAAGCTGAGACCTTCTGGATGGACTTCCTGCGCTCGCTGAAGGCCCGCGGTCTTGACGGCGTGAAGCTGGTGATCAGCGATGCCCACAGCGGCTTGAAGGGCGCGATCTCCCGGGTCTTCGAGGCAACCTGGCAGCGGTGCCGCGTTCACTGGATGCGCAACGCCCTGGCTCATGTCTCAAAGGGCCAGCACACGGTCGTCGCGGCCGCCATCCGGCAGGCCTTCGATCAGCCAGACCGCAAGCATGCAGGCGAAACATGGCAACGGGTCGCAGATCAGCTCCGCCCGAGATGGCCCAAGCTCGCCGATCTGATGGATGTCAGCGAAAACGATGTGCTGGCCTACATGGCGTTCCCCCGCCAACACAGGACCAAGCTTCACAGCACCAATCCGATCGAGCGGCTGAACAAGGAAGTGAAACGACGTGCCGACGTCGTCGGGATATTCCCCAACGAGGCCTCGATCATGCGTCTCATAGGCGCGGTGTTGTTCGAACAGAATGACGAGTGGCAGACTTCAAGCCGCTACATGATGGTCGAAGCCTTCGCCCAGATCGACAAGGAGGAGATCGACCCCATCCTCAGCATAACAATGAAAGCCGCCTGA
- a CDS encoding aromatic ring-hydroxylating oxygenase subunit alpha — protein sequence MSASAMIDQWYPVGLVSQLDEVGKDTVLMGTAIHVSKAVDGLACVTRSEGRSLPVLERFGHVWTSLGTPPEDLFALSEADQPGRRLVDVGVVRVRCSPLRAVENFLDIAHFPFVHTDILGAEPHTEVAKYEVEIREKEDEVWATKVSFYQPQAAKSAEGGITTEYMYRVPAPTCSVLYKTCPARPGEWDVICLFVQPISEDLCDVWPWMALYDDETSMTDLIHFQQMIFVQDRSILENQIPARLPLDPGKEIPTRADMTSVAYRRWLKRHDYTYGAQLVAQ from the coding sequence ATGAGTGCCAGCGCGATGATCGATCAATGGTATCCGGTTGGCCTTGTCAGCCAGCTCGACGAGGTGGGCAAAGACACCGTGCTGATGGGAACTGCCATCCATGTCTCCAAAGCTGTTGACGGTCTAGCCTGTGTGACGCGGTCCGAGGGGCGCAGCCTGCCGGTGCTGGAACGCTTCGGCCATGTCTGGACATCGCTGGGGACGCCGCCAGAGGATCTGTTCGCATTGTCGGAAGCCGATCAACCAGGCCGTCGGCTGGTTGATGTCGGCGTCGTGCGGGTTCGGTGTTCGCCCTTGCGGGCGGTCGAGAACTTTCTCGATATCGCCCATTTCCCCTTCGTGCATACCGATATTCTGGGCGCCGAGCCGCACACGGAAGTGGCGAAATACGAGGTCGAGATCCGGGAAAAGGAAGATGAGGTCTGGGCGACCAAGGTGTCGTTCTACCAGCCGCAGGCGGCAAAATCGGCCGAGGGCGGGATCACCACGGAGTACATGTACCGGGTGCCAGCGCCCACATGCTCGGTTCTTTACAAGACCTGTCCGGCCCGTCCCGGCGAATGGGACGTGATCTGCCTGTTTGTCCAGCCGATCTCCGAAGATCTGTGTGACGTTTGGCCGTGGATGGCGCTTTATGACGACGAAACATCGATGACGGATCTCATCCATTTTCAGCAGATGATCTTTGTCCAGGACCGTTCGATCCTGGAAAACCAGATCCCGGCGCGGTTGCCGCTTGATCCGGGCAAGGAGATCCCGACGCGCGCGGACATGACATCGGTTGCCTACCGGCGCTGGCTCAAGCGTCACGACTACACCTATGGTGCTCAGTTGGTGGCGCAATGA
- a CDS encoding SH3 domain-containing protein produces the protein MTNSLVLSSMLALSIGGLVLMPAPVKAQELDVPVMEYAVDDLDTCAYGKVTGLKADGDGFLAVRSGPGSKYKKLDEVHNDDELWLFEEKGNWVGVMYDAPDMSCSRIKQDREVNHKGKKGWVHKNWVEFIAG, from the coding sequence ATGACAAATTCGCTCGTTCTTTCATCAATGCTCGCGTTGTCAATCGGCGGTTTGGTGCTGATGCCAGCCCCGGTCAAAGCACAGGAACTCGATGTTCCGGTTATGGAATATGCGGTTGATGATCTGGACACCTGCGCTTATGGCAAGGTGACCGGATTGAAGGCTGATGGCGATGGTTTTCTGGCTGTGCGTTCAGGGCCAGGGTCGAAATACAAGAAGCTCGATGAGGTTCACAATGATGACGAACTTTGGCTGTTTGAGGAAAAGGGCAACTGGGTTGGCGTGATGTATGACGCGCCGGATATGAGTTGCTCCCGGATAAAGCAGGACCGTGAGGTAAACCACAAAGGCAAAAAGGGCTGGGTTCACAAGAACTGGGTCGAGTTCATCGCGGGTTAA
- a CDS encoding ABC transporter ATP-binding protein — MTAPLLSLRGVSKSYGQIHANQGIDLDVAPQSIHAILGENGAGKSTLMKLIYGVEMPDTGEMLWEGEPLKLTSPAVARRYGIGMVFQHFSLLETLTVAENIALVIDGRKAELIERITTLGREFGLEVDPLAHVHALSVGERQRVEIIRCLMTNPKLLILDEPTSVLPPQSVTKLFETLKKLRDSGVSILFISHKLEEIRAVCDHATILRSGLVTGNVDPREHDAHDLARMMIGRDMPEPAPAKPVDLGEARLELFGLSHQTDDPFKVSLSEITLSVRSGEILGIAGISGNGQSELSALISGETVLPEMQAEQIQMMGQPVGQMMPAQRRSLGFAFVPEERLGRGAVPELPLVRNSLLTAHPLGLLSYGLVDKAKARAFTQGCIDDFDVRTSGPDAEAGSLSGGNLQKFIVGREIKLAPKLLFVAQPTWGVDIGAASAIRQKLIALRNEGVAILVISEELEELFELCDRIQVLHAGSLSPSLNKRETRPEDIGRFMIGAEAGKEAIAG, encoded by the coding sequence ATGACGGCTCCCCTTCTTTCGCTTCGTGGCGTTTCGAAGAGCTACGGCCAGATCCATGCCAATCAGGGCATAGATCTGGACGTGGCGCCGCAATCCATTCACGCCATTCTTGGCGAAAACGGCGCGGGCAAATCCACGCTGATGAAGCTGATCTATGGTGTGGAGATGCCGGATACGGGCGAGATGCTGTGGGAAGGGGAGCCGCTCAAACTGACCTCGCCGGCGGTGGCGCGGCGCTACGGAATTGGCATGGTGTTCCAGCATTTCTCGTTGCTGGAAACACTCACCGTTGCCGAAAACATTGCGCTTGTCATAGACGGGCGGAAGGCCGAACTGATTGAGCGCATCACCACGCTGGGCCGGGAGTTCGGCCTGGAAGTCGATCCGCTTGCGCATGTTCACGCGCTTTCGGTCGGCGAGCGGCAGCGTGTCGAAATCATTCGCTGCCTGATGACCAATCCCAAACTGCTGATCCTGGACGAGCCCACCTCGGTGCTGCCGCCGCAGTCGGTGACCAAGCTGTTTGAGACATTGAAGAAGCTGCGCGACAGCGGCGTGTCGATCCTGTTCATCTCCCACAAGCTCGAGGAGATCCGGGCCGTATGCGATCACGCGACCATCTTGCGCAGTGGCCTGGTGACCGGAAATGTTGATCCGCGCGAGCATGATGCCCATGATCTTGCGCGGATGATGATCGGCCGGGACATGCCCGAGCCCGCGCCGGCCAAGCCGGTGGATCTGGGCGAGGCGCGGCTCGAACTTTTTGGTCTGTCGCATCAGACGGATGATCCGTTCAAGGTGTCCCTGTCCGAGATCACGCTTTCGGTTCGTTCCGGTGAAATCCTCGGAATCGCGGGGATTTCCGGCAATGGTCAGAGCGAACTCTCGGCCTTGATTTCCGGTGAGACGGTGTTGCCCGAAATGCAGGCCGAGCAGATCCAGATGATGGGGCAGCCGGTCGGCCAAATGATGCCGGCGCAACGCCGGAGCCTCGGCTTCGCCTTTGTTCCGGAAGAGCGGCTTGGGCGCGGGGCGGTGCCTGAACTGCCGCTGGTCCGCAACAGCCTGCTGACGGCTCATCCTCTCGGTCTGCTCAGCTATGGTCTTGTCGACAAGGCGAAGGCCAGGGCTTTCACGCAAGGCTGCATCGACGATTTTGATGTTCGCACCTCCGGGCCCGATGCCGAAGCCGGGTCTCTGTCGGGCGGAAACCTGCAGAAATTCATTGTCGGGCGCGAAATCAAGCTGGCGCCCAAGCTTCTGTTCGTCGCCCAGCCCACTTGGGGCGTGGATATCGGCGCCGCGTCCGCCATCCGCCAGAAGCTGATTGCCCTTCGCAATGAAGGTGTCGCGATCCTGGTGATTTCAGAAGAACTCGAGGAGCTGTTCGAGCTTTGCGACCGGATCCAGGTGCTGCATGCCGGGTCGCTCAGCCCTTCGCTGAACAAGCGCGAAACGCGGCC